From the Leptolyngbya sp. O-77 genome, one window contains:
- a CDS encoding calcium-binding protein — MPTARLPTARLEEERSITGRSIERSLGIGLTSINDFSPQLPFLDLFKTARAWIPQTEQVWDTRETVLNLDAHGWPTRLPTAANGTTYTKLSTLLLRDIPGAYRPGHYVVMYDGQGTLEYGFNAAKLENLSRPGRDVIQVDPAKDAGILLSITATDPQKTGDYLRNIRVYHEDDLPLVAQGLIFNPTFQERIRNFGTLRFMDWMETNDSTQREWRDRPKPTDASWAWKGASVETMVALANEMQVSPWFNMPHQATDEYIANFAAYVRDHLDPNLRVYVEFSNEVWNWQFEQAHYAQAQAEARWGKDVQGGWMQWYGMRAAQTAKIWKDTFAEKSGGNRLAAQDRVIAVLATQTGWKGLETYALNTPAWVAEGNEPAWKAVDAYAVTGYFGNNLGSPTHANTVRSWLSEPDGGFAKAFQHLREGGLLGDSKDSVKDTIALFKYHADVAKRHNLQLVAYEGGQHIVGTSGIENDAQLTEFFIALNRRPEMGELYQQLLDGWKESGGTLFNHFVDIARPSKWGSWGMMESLYQTDAPKYTALQAFMSANPRWWAEPDLGTVSPEPPRPSDPLNLAGTDGNDRLIGGDGSDTLMGGAGDDTLMGHDGGDRLDGGPGADELVGGKGNDTYRVDHAGDRVIEQADGGIDTVEASISYTLPDPVENLTLKGTALEGIGNALRNGMLGNSRSNMLRGMGGHDRMRGFDGHDWMDGGSGNDTLEGGRGNDTYVVASLGDGVIELLRAGADTIIALVSWVLGNPVENLTLSGDALTGRGNGLSNLIIGNGADNLLLGGGGGDTLRGEGGNDTLKGEAGNDVLIGNAGNDLLVGGVGRDTLTGGAGRDSFDLSTTRSDGLDTLIDFRPGEDVLRVPAAEFNLADLAGTLPTTLLRQGTRAVREGDRFIYDRSTGNLFFDPDGSGSAPQVQIAQLPIGAALAATNILVI; from the coding sequence ATGCCAACAGCACGTTTGCCAACAGCACGTTTGGAGGAGGAGCGGTCAATCACAGGGCGATCTATAGAGCGATCGCTCGGCATCGGTCTAACCAGCATCAACGACTTTTCGCCCCAGCTTCCGTTTCTGGATCTGTTCAAAACCGCTCGCGCCTGGATTCCGCAAACTGAACAGGTCTGGGACACCCGTGAAACAGTGCTCAATCTGGATGCCCACGGCTGGCCCACCCGTCTGCCCACTGCCGCCAACGGCACGACCTACACCAAGCTCAGCACGCTGCTGCTGCGCGACATCCCCGGAGCCTATCGCCCCGGTCACTATGTGGTGATGTATGACGGGCAGGGCACGCTGGAATATGGTTTTAACGCCGCAAAACTAGAGAACCTGTCCCGGCCCGGCCGCGACGTAATCCAGGTCGATCCCGCCAAAGACGCGGGCATTCTGCTCTCGATCACCGCGACCGACCCGCAGAAAACGGGCGACTACCTGCGAAACATCCGCGTTTATCACGAAGATGACCTGCCCTTGGTGGCGCAGGGTTTGATTTTTAACCCCACGTTCCAGGAGCGGATTCGCAACTTTGGCACGCTGCGGTTTATGGACTGGATGGAGACCAACGATTCCACCCAGCGCGAGTGGCGCGATCGCCCCAAACCGACCGACGCAAGCTGGGCCTGGAAGGGCGCATCGGTGGAAACAATGGTGGCCCTGGCGAATGAAATGCAGGTGTCGCCCTGGTTCAACATGCCGCACCAGGCAACGGATGAATACATCGCCAACTTCGCCGCCTACGTGCGCGACCATCTCGACCCCAACCTGCGAGTGTATGTGGAATTTTCCAACGAGGTGTGGAACTGGCAGTTTGAGCAGGCCCACTATGCCCAGGCGCAGGCCGAAGCCCGCTGGGGCAAAGACGTGCAGGGCGGCTGGATGCAGTGGTACGGCATGAGGGCGGCGCAGACCGCCAAGATCTGGAAGGACACCTTTGCAGAAAAGAGCGGTGGCAATCGCCTTGCAGCGCAAGATCGCGTCATCGCTGTGCTGGCTACGCAAACGGGCTGGAAGGGGCTAGAAACCTATGCGCTAAACACGCCCGCCTGGGTTGCTGAGGGCAACGAACCCGCCTGGAAAGCCGTCGATGCCTACGCCGTTACGGGCTACTTTGGCAACAATCTGGGCAGCCCCACCCACGCCAACACGGTGCGCTCTTGGCTCTCGGAACCCGACGGCGGCTTTGCCAAAGCCTTTCAGCACCTCCGCGAGGGCGGCCTGCTGGGCGACAGCAAAGATTCCGTCAAAGACACGATCGCCCTATTTAAGTACCATGCCGACGTGGCCAAGCGCCACAATTTGCAACTGGTGGCCTACGAAGGCGGGCAGCACATCGTCGGCACGTCGGGCATCGAAAACGACGCGCAGTTGACCGAGTTTTTCATTGCGCTCAACCGTCGCCCCGAAATGGGTGAACTCTATCAACAACTGCTCGACGGCTGGAAAGAGTCAGGCGGCACGCTGTTCAATCATTTCGTCGATATTGCCCGCCCCAGCAAATGGGGCAGTTGGGGCATGATGGAGAGCCTTTATCAGACCGATGCGCCCAAATATACCGCCCTGCAAGCCTTCATGAGCGCCAATCCCCGCTGGTGGGCAGAACCAGACTTGGGCACTGTGTCGCCAGAACCACCCCGCCCGTCTGACCCGCTGAACCTAGCGGGAACCGACGGCAACGATCGGTTAATCGGCGGCGACGGCAGCGACACGCTGATGGGTGGTGCGGGCGACGATACGCTGATGGGGCACGATGGGGGCGATCGCCTCGACGGGGGCCCTGGGGCCGATGAGCTAGTCGGCGGCAAGGGCAATGATACCTACAGGGTGGATCATGCGGGCGATCGCGTGATTGAGCAAGCCGACGGCGGCATCGACACTGTGGAAGCCAGCATCAGCTACACTCTGCCCGACCCTGTAGAAAACCTGACGCTGAAGGGCACAGCGCTAGAGGGCATCGGCAACGCACTGCGTAACGGGATGTTGGGCAATTCCCGCAGCAACATGCTGAGGGGCATGGGCGGCCACGACCGGATGCGCGGCTTCGACGGACACGACTGGATGGATGGGGGCAGCGGCAACGACACGCTGGAGGGCGGTCGCGGCAACGATACCTATGTCGTAGCCAGCCTCGGCGATGGGGTCATCGAACTGCTCAGGGCAGGAGCTGATACGATCATCGCTCTAGTGAGTTGGGTGCTGGGCAATCCTGTAGAAAACCTCACTCTCAGCGGCGATGCCCTCACGGGGCGCGGCAATGGGCTGAGCAATCTGATCATTGGCAATGGAGCCGATAACCTGCTCTTGGGGGGGGGCGGCGGCGACACCCTGCGCGGCGAGGGCGGGAATGACACGCTCAAAGGGGAAGCCGGAAATGACGTGCTGATCGGCAATGCGGGGAACGACCTGCTGGTGGGTGGCGTAGGACGTGACACGCTGACTGGCGGCGCAGGTCGCGACTCCTTTGACCTATCTACCACCCGCAGCGACGGACTGGACACGCTGATTGACTTTCGCCCCGGTGAAGATGTGCTGCGGGTTCCCGCCGCCGAGTTTAATCTCGCAGATTTAGCAGGGACATTGCCCACAACGCTTCTACGCCAAGGCACGCGGGCCGTTCGAGAAGGCGATCGCTTCATTTACGACCGCAGCACGGGCAACCTGTTCTTTGACCCCGACGGCAGCGGCAGCGCTCCCCAGGTGCAGATTGCTCAACTCCCCATTGGCGCGGCGCTAGCGGCGACGAATATCCTGGTGATTTAG
- a CDS encoding DUF4126 domain-containing protein, giving the protein MDWNLIIDLCIGIGLSAAAGFRLLVPFLVLSMAALFGHFPVTPDLQWVDSFPALLTLGVAVLVEVIAYFVPWLDTLLDLVAFPASIIAGTLLTAAFSSGLDPFLGWSLAILAGGGAAGAMRGLSGFSRQLTTIFTGGLANFLITSLEILIAVVLSVLAIALPGAAIGLLLGLLGLLGRLWLRVRTGLLGQPATELPAPDSDMLPPST; this is encoded by the coding sequence ATGGACTGGAACCTCATCATCGACCTCTGCATCGGCATCGGCCTCAGCGCGGCGGCTGGCTTTCGGCTGCTGGTTCCGTTTTTGGTGCTGAGCATGGCGGCGCTATTTGGGCATTTCCCCGTCACGCCCGATTTGCAGTGGGTGGATTCGTTCCCAGCCCTCCTGACGCTGGGCGTGGCGGTGCTGGTGGAGGTGATCGCCTACTTTGTGCCCTGGCTGGATACGCTGCTGGATTTGGTTGCCTTTCCCGCGTCGATTATTGCGGGGACACTGCTGACGGCGGCGTTCTCCAGCGGGCTAGACCCGTTTTTGGGGTGGAGTTTGGCGATTTTGGCGGGGGGTGGTGCGGCCGGCGCAATGCGGGGGCTGTCGGGGTTTTCGCGGCAGTTAACCACAATCTTCACAGGCGGACTGGCGAATTTTTTGATTACGTCGCTGGAAATCCTGATCGCGGTGGTGCTGTCGGTGCTGGCGATCGCCCTTCCGGGCGCAGCGATCGGCTTGCTCCTAGGACTGTTGGGGCTATTGGGGCGGCTATGGCTGCGAGTGCGGACAGGGCTGCTGGGACAGCCCGCGACGGAATTACCTGCGCCTGATTCCGACATGCTGCCCCCGTCCACCTGA
- a CDS encoding sodium:solute symporter family transporter: MSVQSVALLVTLATAGGFALLGLVRASQQTMSLEDYMVSRNRFGPWMSFATVVASALGVWILFSPPQVGASSGIAGIVGYCLGSAAPLALFTQIGPRLRRILPQGHSLNEFVLYRFGNAMYLLALGVIVFYMFIYLAAELTAIAKAVQILADVPLGWTALVVIAATFVYTTYGGLGATIFTDAIQFAVMVPLLLISFGVALVAMGGWEAALQPVRLNAPQLLSLGNIDGIKFGATLVLAIVAAEVFNQANWQRVYASRTDKTVQQSFLGSAVIILPLLMVAGALGLLAASLGFTDDRAFFSLLQQLALPLWFTVLVLVLALALVMSTLSSLLNGIASVFTIDLIRLFPQMQTSGLLRASRLLTVAVGLPAIAIAARGFDVLYLFLLADLVCAGALFPVVWGLYSRRITGKTAFLSAIAGIGAGALFFPKPDFSPWNSLPFAGDLLVSFAVAIAVSAGIALLGSAIAPRAAQFDFATLGDRSRAYAALAPDQINISK; this comes from the coding sequence ATGTCGGTTCAATCTGTGGCACTGCTGGTGACGCTGGCGACGGCGGGCGGGTTTGCCTTGCTGGGGCTGGTGCGGGCTAGCCAGCAGACGATGAGCTTAGAAGATTACATGGTCAGCCGCAATCGGTTTGGCCCGTGGATGTCGTTTGCCACTGTGGTTGCGTCGGCGCTGGGCGTGTGGATTTTGTTTAGTCCGCCCCAGGTGGGAGCCAGCAGCGGCATTGCGGGCATCGTTGGCTATTGCCTGGGGTCAGCGGCTCCGCTGGCGCTGTTTACCCAAATCGGCCCGCGCCTGCGCCGAATTTTGCCGCAGGGTCACTCGCTCAACGAGTTTGTGCTGTATCGCTTTGGCAATGCGATGTATCTGCTAGCGCTGGGCGTGATTGTGTTTTATATGTTCATCTACCTGGCGGCAGAACTGACGGCGATCGCCAAAGCGGTGCAAATCCTAGCAGACGTGCCCCTCGGCTGGACGGCGCTGGTGGTCATCGCCGCAACGTTCGTCTACACCACCTACGGCGGCTTGGGCGCAACGATTTTCACCGACGCGATCCAGTTTGCGGTGATGGTGCCGCTGCTGCTAATCAGCTTTGGGGTAGCGCTGGTGGCGATGGGCGGCTGGGAAGCGGCACTGCAACCCGTGCGGCTGAATGCACCCCAGTTACTCTCGCTGGGAAATATAGACGGCATCAAGTTTGGCGCAACCCTGGTGCTGGCAATTGTTGCTGCTGAGGTGTTTAACCAGGCAAACTGGCAGCGGGTCTACGCCAGCCGCACCGACAAGACCGTACAGCAATCGTTTCTGGGTTCCGCCGTGATCATTCTGCCGCTGCTGATGGTAGCGGGGGCGCTGGGGCTGCTGGCGGCCAGCTTGGGCTTCACGGACGATCGCGCTTTCTTTTCTCTGTTGCAGCAGCTTGCTTTGCCGCTGTGGTTCACGGTGCTGGTGCTGGTGCTGGCGCTGGCGCTGGTGATGAGTACGCTGTCTTCTTTGCTGAATGGCATTGCCAGCGTGTTTACCATTGACTTGATTCGCCTGTTTCCGCAAATGCAGACCAGCGGACTGCTGCGAGCGTCGCGGCTGCTAACGGTGGCAGTGGGGCTTCCGGCGATCGCCATCGCAGCGCGGGGCTTCGACGTGCTGTATCTGTTTCTGCTGGCGGATCTGGTCTGCGCCGGAGCCCTGTTTCCGGTCGTTTGGGGCCTCTACTCTCGCCGCATCACAGGCAAAACGGCGTTCCTCAGCGCGATCGCAGGCATCGGCGCGGGTGCCCTGTTTTTCCCAAAGCCCGACTTTTCGCCCTGGAACAGTCTGCCCTTTGCGGGCGACCTGCTGGTGAGCTTTGCCGTGGCGATCGCCGTTTCTGCTGGAATAGCCCTCCTTGGAAGTGCGATCGCCCCTCGTGCGGCACAATTTGATTTTGCCACCCTGGGCGATCGTAGCCGCGCCTACGCCGCTCTCGCACCCGATCAGATTAACATCAGCAAGTAG
- a CDS encoding Uma2 family endonuclease, with amino-acid sequence MLKFYDPRLCLPSSEELPDSDETPVDNELQDLMPGLLKAILAQIWADRQDWFFGVDMGIYYDPEEPAIVPDGFLSLGVERIVDEELRLSYVLWEEQNIVPVLVLEVVSRKYRGEYSSKKAFYAEMGVKYYAVYSTRRRRKPPLEIYRLQDGVYTLQRDNPLWMPEIGLGLGRDRGTYLGITREWLYWYSEAGDRYPTPEERAAQAEAELAAERQRTQLLLEQLRRRGIDPTELLEGLE; translated from the coding sequence ATGCTTAAGTTCTACGATCCGCGCCTCTGCCTGCCCTCGTCCGAAGAACTGCCCGACTCCGACGAAACGCCCGTGGATAACGAACTCCAAGACCTGATGCCCGGTTTGTTGAAAGCAATCCTGGCCCAGATCTGGGCCGATCGGCAGGACTGGTTTTTTGGCGTAGACATGGGCATCTACTACGACCCGGAGGAGCCAGCCATCGTCCCCGACGGCTTTTTGAGCCTGGGCGTGGAGCGGATTGTAGACGAAGAATTGCGCCTTAGCTATGTGCTGTGGGAGGAGCAGAACATCGTTCCAGTGCTGGTGCTGGAGGTTGTCTCGCGCAAGTATCGGGGCGAATACAGCAGCAAAAAAGCCTTTTATGCTGAGATGGGCGTGAAATACTACGCCGTTTATTCCACGCGCCGCCGCCGCAAACCGCCGCTAGAAATCTACCGCCTGCAAGACGGTGTGTACACGCTCCAGCGCGACAATCCCCTGTGGATGCCGGAAATTGGGCTGGGGCTGGGGCGCGATCGCGGCACGTACCTAGGCATCACGCGGGAATGGCTGTACTGGTATTCTGAAGCGGGCGATCGCTACCCCACGCCTGAAGAACGCGCAGCCCAGGCAGAAGCAGAACTCGCTGCCGAACGCCAGCGCACCCAGCTCCTCCTGGAGCAACTGCGGCGGCGCGGCATCGACCCGACGGAGCTACTGGAAGGACTGGAATAG
- a CDS encoding YkvA family protein → MAFSLQSLYDWYRDVIRNPKYRWWIILGTIAYIVMPFDIAPDFIPIIGQIDDAIIITLLFTEVSQLLIERVKNKKEVVDSEQVASADTPVDVQAVSID, encoded by the coding sequence ATGGCGTTCTCCCTGCAAAGTCTCTACGACTGGTATCGCGATGTCATTCGCAATCCCAAATACCGCTGGTGGATTATCTTAGGCACGATTGCATATATCGTTATGCCGTTTGACATCGCGCCCGATTTCATTCCCATCATCGGTCAAATTGATGATGCGATCATTATCACGCTGCTGTTCACAGAAGTTTCTCAACTGCTGATCGAGCGCGTGAAAAACAAGAAAGAAGTGGTGGATTCTGAGCAGGTTGCGTCTGCGGACACGCCTGTAGATGTGCAAGCAGTGTCCATCGACTAA
- a CDS encoding Na(+)/H(+) antiporter subunit B, producing the protein MIWIYLLAGVAIFLKILLMPQPAPSELEFSIVEAIVQDSGVPNAVTGIIFRNRLYDTIFEVVVFTIAIMGAYFLLANEKPSAKFRRFTDEPSIVLARLGATIAALVGIELAIRGHLSPGGGFAAGVAGGTAIGLVAITSSSELMQSIYQRWHTARWEKISVMIFIVLAVMTLVGLELPHGELGSLVSGGVIPILNILVALKVALGSWAVILVFIRYRGLL; encoded by the coding sequence ATGATCTGGATTTATCTGCTGGCAGGCGTTGCCATTTTTTTGAAAATCCTGCTGATGCCCCAGCCTGCCCCTAGTGAACTGGAGTTTTCCATCGTTGAAGCCATCGTGCAAGATAGCGGCGTGCCCAACGCCGTCACGGGCATCATCTTTCGCAATCGGCTCTACGACACCATCTTTGAAGTCGTGGTGTTCACCATTGCTATCATGGGAGCCTATTTCCTACTGGCAAACGAAAAGCCTTCGGCTAAGTTTCGCCGCTTTACCGACGAACCCTCCATCGTGCTGGCGCGGCTGGGCGCGACGATCGCCGCCCTGGTGGGCATTGAACTGGCGATTCGCGGACACCTCAGCCCCGGCGGCGGTTTTGCGGCTGGTGTGGCAGGCGGCACGGCCATCGGACTGGTGGCAATCACATCCTCTTCAGAACTGATGCAGAGCATCTACCAACGCTGGCACACCGCCCGCTGGGAAAAAATCTCGGTGATGATTTTCATCGTGCTAGCTGTGATGACGCTGGTGGGACTCGAACTGCCGCACGGCGAACTGGGCAGCCTGGTTAGCGGCGGCGTGATTCCCATTCTGAATATTTTGGTGGCGCTGAAAGTGGCGCTGGGTTCCTGGGCAGTCATCTTAGTATTTATCCGCTATCGAGGTTTGCTGTAG
- a CDS encoding DUF4040 domain-containing protein: MLVFQVNPYHALVIRGILGAVAALVYTLLGAADVALTEAMVGTMLAVTLYAVAVRSSMVLRLGVLKDEAIALRLLPEASDQPSNPSSPLPIESPLKSLIDDLRITFGKYHLRLELIPYLSPEDLQQALLEKEVHLTCTQLEADDSSTPHDVAVKTAYQTATRLRRIYDILQAELPSSPAIAYVGPPTPGAKQP, encoded by the coding sequence ATGCTGGTGTTTCAGGTGAATCCCTACCATGCGCTGGTGATTCGCGGCATTCTGGGCGCAGTGGCGGCCCTGGTATACACGCTGCTGGGCGCAGCAGATGTGGCGCTGACGGAGGCAATGGTGGGCACGATGCTGGCGGTAACGCTTTACGCGGTGGCCGTCCGTTCCTCAATGGTGCTGCGGCTGGGCGTGCTAAAGGATGAGGCGATCGCCCTTCGCCTGTTGCCAGAGGCATCTGACCAACCCTCCAATCCATCATCGCCCTTGCCGATTGAATCTCCCCTCAAGTCGCTCATCGATGACCTCCGGATCACATTTGGGAAATACCATCTGCGACTGGAGCTAATTCCCTATCTCAGCCCAGAAGATTTGCAGCAGGCGCTCCTCGAAAAGGAGGTGCATCTCACCTGCACCCAGCTTGAGGCAGACGACTCATCTACCCCGCACGATGTCGCGGTCAAGACGGCCTACCAGACAGCCACGCGCCTCCGCCGCATCTACGACATCTTGCAAGCCGAGTTGCCGTCTTCCCCGGCGATCGCCTACGTTGGCCCACCCACTCCCGGAGCAAAGCAGCCATGA
- a CDS encoding monovalent cation/H(+) antiporter subunit G translates to MINAPVINTLVNVLSYGCIGLGLVFWFWGTWPLVGDRSVLYKLHSLSIADTLGSLSIVFGLLLKIPREWPLLLLAIFSLALWNTMLGYVLAYCASDLPAEERWGEAVEPFSSMTSSLTNEPQTDRGDA, encoded by the coding sequence ATGATCAACGCACCAGTGATTAACACTTTGGTCAATGTTTTAAGCTACGGCTGCATCGGGCTGGGGCTGGTCTTCTGGTTTTGGGGTACCTGGCCGCTGGTGGGCGATCGCTCTGTTCTTTACAAGCTGCACAGCCTCTCGATCGCCGACACGCTGGGGTCGCTCAGCATCGTCTTTGGGCTGTTGCTAAAAATTCCCCGCGAGTGGCCGCTGCTGCTGCTGGCCATCTTCTCATTGGCGCTATGGAACACCATGCTGGGCTATGTGCTGGCCTACTGCGCCAGCGACCTGCCCGCCGAAGAACGCTGGGGAGAGGCTGTAGAGCCGTTTAGCAGCATGACGAGTAGCTTGACGAACGAGCCGCAGACTGATCGGGGGGACGCATGA
- a CDS encoding cation:proton antiporter produces the protein MANIVIGVTVALLLPRGDTGRDDRLSEWLRVVFKVFASIPQAYAEALEMILRPHKREEIVLQHVQPRRSPHLLFLDIFLITFTPKTIVLKYHEAGWFEVHRVKRGSGS, from the coding sequence TTGGCAAATATCGTGATCGGCGTGACTGTGGCGCTGCTGCTGCCCCGGGGTGATACCGGCCGAGACGACCGCCTCAGCGAATGGCTGCGGGTGGTGTTCAAGGTTTTCGCATCTATTCCTCAAGCCTATGCCGAAGCCTTGGAGATGATTCTTCGTCCCCACAAACGGGAGGAAATTGTCTTGCAGCATGTGCAGCCTCGGCGATCGCCCCATCTTCTGTTTCTAGACATTTTTCTGATTACCTTCACACCCAAAACCATTGTGTTGAAATATCACGAAGCGGGATGGTTTGAAGTGCATCGTGTTAAGCGGGGGAGCGGATCATGA
- a CDS encoding cation:proton antiporter, with the protein MGWMSGFSFSSPIATDLSISNTTMSRLTIGWVALPLFAGFVVYLIPRLARPLALAAALASAVYATLLFLREVPLSFGLLDRFGVTLLLDPLSGFFIFTNALVTAAVILYCWDTGKSAFFYTQLTILHGSVNAAFACADFMSLYVALEVISIAAFLLIAYPRSDRSIWVGLRYLFVSNTAMLFYLMGAVLVYQANHSFAYSGLSRAPLEAIALIFLGLLVKGGVFVAGLWLPLTHSESESPVSALLSGVVVKAGIYPLMRCALLLPEIDPDGAGVWRGGRALLGVAYAVFEKDTKRLLAFSTVSQLGFVLAAPEVGGFYALTHGLVKSSLFLLAGNLPSRSFKELHQVPIRRSLWIALAIASFSISGFPLLSGFGAKVLTMKSLLPWQVVGMNLAAVGTAIAFAKFIFLPHRSFPPDSQSQPLKPGFWAAMLLLLGGLVLANAVYYEAYTVENILKPLLIIGIAWIVHKLIFRQANVKLPRTAEKFEHLIGGMSLMLILVFWMVFAWVAN; encoded by the coding sequence ATGGGGTGGATGAGCGGGTTTTCGTTTAGCAGCCCGATTGCCACAGATCTGAGCATTAGCAACACCACGATGAGTCGTTTGACCATTGGCTGGGTGGCGTTGCCGCTGTTTGCTGGATTTGTGGTGTACCTGATACCCCGTCTGGCTCGCCCTCTGGCGCTGGCAGCAGCACTCGCCTCTGCGGTTTACGCCACACTGCTGTTTTTGCGCGAAGTGCCGCTCAGCTTTGGGCTGCTGGATCGGTTTGGCGTGACGCTGCTACTCGACCCGCTCAGCGGATTTTTCATTTTCACCAACGCGCTGGTGACCGCAGCCGTGATTCTCTACTGCTGGGATACAGGCAAGTCGGCGTTTTTTTATACTCAGCTCACGATTTTGCACGGCAGCGTCAACGCAGCGTTTGCCTGTGCTGATTTTATGAGTCTCTACGTGGCGCTGGAGGTAATCAGCATTGCGGCGTTTCTGCTGATTGCCTATCCCCGGAGCGATCGCTCGATTTGGGTGGGCTTGCGCTATCTCTTTGTCAGCAATACGGCAATGCTGTTTTACCTGATGGGGGCGGTGCTGGTCTACCAAGCGAATCACTCCTTTGCCTACAGCGGGCTGAGCCGTGCGCCACTAGAGGCGATCGCCCTGATTTTTCTGGGGCTGCTGGTCAAGGGCGGTGTGTTTGTGGCAGGGCTGTGGCTGCCACTCACGCATTCCGAATCAGAATCGCCTGTGTCGGCGCTGCTGTCGGGCGTGGTGGTGAAGGCAGGGATTTACCCGCTGATGCGCTGTGCCCTGCTGCTGCCGGAAATCGACCCCGATGGTGCGGGTGTTTGGCGTGGGGGACGGGCCTTGCTGGGCGTAGCCTATGCAGTGTTTGAAAAAGACACCAAGCGCCTGCTGGCGTTTAGCACTGTCTCGCAGTTGGGCTTTGTGCTGGCGGCACCGGAGGTGGGCGGCTTCTATGCGCTGACGCACGGACTGGTGAAGTCGTCCTTATTCTTGCTGGCAGGCAACCTGCCCAGTCGCAGTTTCAAGGAGCTACACCAGGTGCCGATTCGCAGGTCGCTGTGGATTGCGCTGGCGATCGCTAGTTTCTCAATTTCTGGGTTTCCGCTGCTGTCGGGCTTTGGCGCAAAAGTGCTGACGATGAAAAGCCTGCTGCCGTGGCAGGTCGTTGGCATGAATCTGGCAGCCGTCGGAACGGCGATCGCCTTTGCAAAATTTATCTTTCTGCCCCATCGCTCATTTCCACCAGACTCCCAGAGCCAGCCGCTCAAGCCCGGATTTTGGGCGGCGATGCTGTTGCTACTGGGTGGATTGGTGCTGGCTAATGCGGTCTACTACGAAGCGTATACGGTCGAAAATATCCTGAAGCCGCTGCTCATTATTGGAATTGCCTGGATTGTCCACAAGCTGATCTTCCGGCAAGCAAATGTCAAACTTCCCCGCACGGCTGAAAAGTTTGAGCATTTAATCGGCGGCATGAGCTTAATGTTAATCCTCGTATTCTGGATGGTCTTTGCATGGGTGGCAAACTAG
- a CDS encoding cation:proton antiporter subunit C: MLEAFVIATILCGFFGIVFKKNLVMKIISMDVMSTGVIAYYVLIASREGLKTPILTEGLDSAATAYADPVPQAVILTAIVIGFSIQALMLVGIMKLARDNPILEANEIERGEHAMNHLAGLLEGVQWGG; the protein is encoded by the coding sequence GTGTTAGAGGCCTTTGTAATTGCCACCATTTTGTGTGGGTTCTTTGGCATCGTCTTCAAAAAGAATCTGGTGATGAAAATCATCTCGATGGACGTGATGAGTACAGGCGTGATCGCCTACTACGTGCTGATTGCTTCGCGAGAGGGCTTGAAAACGCCAATTCTGACCGAGGGACTGGACAGCGCAGCAACAGCCTATGCCGACCCCGTGCCCCAAGCCGTGATTTTGACCGCAATCGTGATTGGATTCTCGATCCAAGCGCTGATGCTGGTTGGCATCATGAAACTGGCGAGAGACAACCCCATTTTGGAGGCCAACGAGATTGAAAGGGGGGAACACGCCATGAACCATCTCGCCGGCCTCTTGGAGGGGGTTCAATGGGGTGGATGA
- the mgtE gene encoding magnesium transporter produces MASPDQRVEDVMERDVIFARADVDQEEVARLIQRYDLLALPIVDQEGILLGVVTVDDVIDILEEEATEDIYAIGGVRAEGESYFDSGFLSILKKRSPWLLVLVVTNIATVFIMSRYEEVLDSVVELAFFTPLLIDTGGNIGAQSSTVLIRGLSTDELRNKKPVRVILRELFAGAALGLVLAVLVLGIAMVFVGKVEIGLTVGLSLIAIAALAATVGTLLPYLFHKMGFDPAFMASPFITTVADILGILIYLNIAKLLLNIG; encoded by the coding sequence TTGGCATCGCCCGATCAGCGGGTAGAAGACGTGATGGAGCGCGACGTGATCTTTGCACGAGCCGATGTAGACCAGGAAGAAGTGGCGCGGCTGATTCAGCGCTATGACCTGCTGGCACTGCCGATTGTGGATCAGGAGGGCATTCTGCTGGGCGTGGTTACGGTAGACGATGTCATCGACATTTTAGAAGAGGAAGCAACTGAGGATATTTACGCCATCGGCGGCGTGCGGGCTGAAGGCGAAAGCTACTTCGACAGCGGCTTTTTGTCAATCTTGAAAAAGCGATCGCCCTGGCTGTTGGTGCTGGTGGTGACAAATATTGCCACTGTGTTCATCATGTCGCGGTACGAAGAAGTGCTGGACAGCGTGGTGGAACTCGCCTTCTTTACGCCGCTGCTCATCGATACGGGCGGTAATATCGGGGCGCAGTCTTCTACGGTGCTGATTCGCGGGCTGAGTACCGACGAGTTGCGAAACAAGAAGCCTGTGCGGGTTATTTTGCGAGAACTGTTCGCTGGGGCTGCGCTGGGGCTGGTGTTGGCGGTGCTGGTGTTGGGCATTGCGATGGTGTTTGTCGGCAAGGTGGAGATTGGGCTGACGGTGGGTCTCAGTCTGATTGCGATCGCTGCTCTGGCTGCCACAGTCGGCACACTGCTGCCCTATCTGTTTCACAAAATGGGCTTTGACCCAGCGTTTATGGCATCGCCGTTCATCACCACCGTTGCCGACATCTTAGGCATTTTAATCTACCTCAACATCGCCAAACTACTGCTCAACATTGGCTAG